The sequence agattgctatattttgggacgaagggagtacttcatattttagaagaaaaaaatattgattctttactactcccttcataaaaaaaataactaagcGAGGATTTGACACCAAATAGAATAACGAATCTGGAGAACCTCATATCCATATTAATTATCCTAAATTATGTTAAATCAACATCGGAATTATGTTTTtcttgaaatggagggagtactctaaGCTTGCCAAATTactggttaggtttcttgtggtgaaACCAATTCTCtcgggttcaaatcctagaggttgttcatatttataccatttttaaccatactatttttttataaagctATAAAAAAATACCTACATTTAGTGGCCAACTTGCTAaaataaggtttattttggctacaatatAAAAAACCTCTAGATTTAACACGAGTGCTTGTATTTACGAGTAATTTTTCTTTCAATGGTAAGCGACTTACCCATCGATAGCAAGACGCTTCATGATAACTCTTAGAGGGAGGTTGTACATGTATTGTGGACGCTTGCGTTTGTATcgtattttaagaaaaaaactaatccaGCCCTCAAAGGTACTACTAGTTGTAATAAACAAATTAACAGGAGTTAGCACCCAGCTGCAAGCAAGAATGCAAATGGATTACGTATGCCACTAGCTGCTGCGTGAGGGTATCACGTCATGTGCCGTCTATGCCTTGCTTGCTGAATGCGGCCATACTCCAATGTCTCACACACAGTCATCATGCATGTGTGTTTCTGTCTAGGTGCTCTGTCTTTTTTTGCCTCACCTACAGCTACTACCGGCCAAGCAAccgtagcagcagcagctgtgaCGGATGGGAGAAAAAAGGTAGAGCAAAAACAAAAGCAtattcctcctcccttcctcttgTGCTCGGCAAGTCAGGTTCACGGGCGAGCAAACGCAGCATACAAATATGCAGCTGGTAATAACGTTATCATGGTCCAAACATGCTGATCTGTTCTCTGTTGTGTTCATCCAGAAGATAAGGGTATGTCTAGATCCCactctaaaattttacaccatatcttatcaaatgtttgaacacctgcataaagtattaatataggctaaaaaataactaattgcacatattgtgattactttgcgagacgaatctttaagcctaattgctccatgatttgacaatgtggtgctacagtaaccatatgctaatgatggattaattagcctTAATAAAATCTTCTTGCGGTTTATTAACGGATATTGTAATTAATTCTTTTATTAGTACCCGAACACCCTATGTATCGAAGGGTGAACTCCTCAAGCGGGGGACAGTGAGGCCCCCTTTGTTAATTCGgtcgggggcagcgggtgaaaaTCAAGGACTCGGTGGAAGATGGGATGTAGACGGGGTCGGGGCCCCAGaaacgatgagacaaaaggggtttatacatgtaataccctactcctgtgcttggtTGATCGAGTATGGAATACACGCACTTCAATCTCTGAAATTCAAGCGTGAGTTAGCCAAAGAACCGATCTCTCTCCCTCACCAAGCTTGGACCTCCTTTTTATATCCCAATGGGTTGCCACATGGGCGTAGAAGTCTACCTAAGGGTGAAGGAGGACATTGCATGTCTTGTTGCTTGACTTGGAAGCCACACACAGACGCCGCGGCATGGGGCCGTCATATCCAACCAgctgacacgggggacacccATGCCATTCACCATTAAATGAGTGAAGACTTCTGAGTCCTCACTTGCACCGAGAAATGGAAACCCTACTTTTGACTACGTCGGATGaaccgactccggctgggatgAAAGGCTAAATAACCTCTCATCATCATGACGTGGGGGGCATGTCAGGCGGCACGCCGCCTGACAAGTGAGCAGCACGCAGGCGCACTACTCCGGTCTCATCaatcattcgaccggtcacaaaCCGGTCGGGCGCACAACgcaccgcatttaatgcgatGTGGCGCGCCTGCTCATGTTGCCTTAAATGCGGTTAGGTGGGTGTTGGGGGCGCCCACTTAACCCCGCACATGCGGTGTCATGCGGAGGGGGTCGGGGCAGCCCGAGTGCTCGACCCCCAGGCATGGAGGGGCGGCCGCCTCCCTACCTCGGGCCTAACCCCCTCGGAGGAGTGCCACGTGGGTAtcgggggcagcctcctccctctggTCCTGATACCccggcccatatcaccgacactatgcgacaccctatataatagcCGATGTGACATGTCAAAACTTTACGTCCCTCGATCTAAACATCCCTCTAACAACAATACATAGGTCTTGCTTGGAGTAACAGAGTTTTTTATTTGTAGTGAATCAAAGCGGGAAGGGATGAGAACAGTCGAAAACCATATTGTTTGTTAGGGAATAAAGGTTCTGTGTTGGTTAGGAAATTCCATCTATCATACAGCCATTTAGCCTTCCCGTTAATTATTTAGTGATTAGTGATGATTGCAATACGGCATTGgtaaaataaagaagaaaaaagatctTATATATGGCTAGAGGCAAAAACAATACAAGTTTTACGGAAACCATGCTCCGTCAGTTATGAATTTCGGTCACCGTTTTCGATCAAGAAAACTATGGAGCACAgccttgtgttttttttttctttagaacacACAGCCTTGTGTTCGGTGGCATATGCCTGGTTGTACTCCACAAAAGTTCCGAAGAAAATTTACTGGATTTTGGGTGGTGAACGGTCGAGCTGTAAACTTGATACTAAATCCTACCATGCGGAGATGTGGTGTAAACCGTCCATATGTCCAAAATATcaagtgaagaaaaaaaagacgtTGGTAGCAGTTTCACTTTAACCCAATCGTTTGCTAGAGAGGATACGATATACTATCAATTTACCCGTACtccttttgttaaaaaaaataaacaaataatttttcatcttaaaataaataattttaagtaaacaaataattttttatcttaaaataaataaatttaattacggtttattttgagatggacgGAGTAGCAAGTAAGTACTCTGTATGATGAAGTAAATTGGTGTGGCACCGCAGAATCGCCGCCCCGCCGGCCTACCCCTAGACGCACAACATATGTGCGACGTGAGATCAcgaaaattccaaaaatctttCCTTCCCCAGATACCACCCGTATCGTATCGGCAGATCGATTGGCAAATTCATTTCATCACCGCGACCACACAGCTACAgctaaccccccccccccccccccccccccccccccgccgcgccgtgcgcacCAAAACGCTCGTGTTAGGAGCTGGAGGTCAGGCAAACAGTCAAACAGTTTCAGGTCCATCAGAACTGGAATAAATCtgggtggagctgggtggagctgagagtggagctgggtggagctctctcacaaaatgaactacttcagactcaactcctgaaaTTAAATTTAGTAGTTAGAGACTCAActcctaaaattaaattaaaaaattaaattaagttgGAGCTATAACAAACATCTACAGACCAGCAACTCAGCTCTCCGCGATGCTTGGGCTCTGCTCTGCCCACCCAAACGCGTGCCCCCCACGCACACACGAATTCGGCGTGAATTTAGGCACAAGCACCAAGAAATCGGGGGAAAAAGGTAAAGATCTGCGCCTCTGGTGGTGTCCTGCGCGcctctcgttttttttttttcttgtttttatttcttggtGGAGCTTTCCTAGGATTCGGTTTGGTTGAGATTTTGATTGCTTAGCTTGTGACGCGTCCATCCTCAGCCGTccataccttttcttttcttttgtattttgaaaatatttgtcCGCATTAAAAAAAGATAGTAGTAGTACGAActtaaatgaaaacaaaaagaaaatcacgtAAATATCAAATCATTCCATTCATTTCATTTCACTCCATTAATAAACCAACCAATCTCCAAGtccactttgtttttttttttcctctttaaagaaaaacaaaagaaaaatacattCCTCCATTTCCGCGTGAAGCGTCTGGATCGAGAGTCTAGAGGCTAACTCTAGACGACGGCGTAGAGGATGATCTccgcggtgtcggcggcggcccggGGCATCCTCTTCGCGGCGAAgcccgcgcagccgccgccgccgccgtcggccgaaccggcggcggaggaagacggcgacgaggaggaggacggcggcgggtggtAGTACATCCGCGCCGTCTGCGGGCAGTGGGAGTGGAACCGCGCGGCGATGCGCACCCCCATGTCGAGCAGCTCCACGTACTTCCCCATCGATCTATattccccttcttcctctcggATCTCCTTCCCTGCCAAATAAAATCAACGAATCCCTCCCTGGCCTGCTCCTCCTACGAATCAGCAGCTGTGGATGCGAGCGGTGGGTGGCGCTATTGCCTAGCTGTGGTTGCTTCGTGGAAGGAGGTGTCCCACGAGCTGGGAGCTGCCatgggaggcggaggcggaagaaGAAGCGATTTCTTTGGGGAGGAGAgagttggaggagaggagagggggctTTTATAGGGGGGAGGAGTCGCTTGAGGCTTGACTTGGATGGAAGATTTTTAATGCGGTGTTGATTATTTGCCGTGTTTACTTCTTCCTCTCGCTTGGGCTGGGTTGGCTTGGGTTGGCGTTCGTTTCGTttggtttctctctctctctctctcttttgtgtGATTAGCAACGCGTGGAAGTGCTGCGTGACAGATGCGTTTCTTCGCCTGCCTTTCAGAAAGAAaacgtttttgtttttttattttcgttTCTTTTCGCCAACTAGGGACTGGAGAGGCATGCGATTCCCatgtttttatttcaaaaatccaataagagagcatgatttttcattaactctagaatatactccctccgtttcaggttataagacgttttaactttgtttaAAGTTAAACTATGGTAAATTTGACTAATTTTGcagaaaatatattatgaaaatatattaaattatagatttaatgaaacaatgctggtgttgtaaatattaataCTTTCTTCTGTAGagttagtcaaatttaaagtagtttgacgtCTTATAACcggaaatagagggagtacattttgaaaaaaaacacaccgcgtatctttttttaaaagacgACATCGCATATTTACCACAACACTGACATgaggtttctttttctttacacATATGGGCCATGTGGGAACCTAGAAATATAGGAACAATGGAGAAAtattatattaagatatttttttttaaaaaagaaagattagGAGCTTTCACTGTGGACTTTTTCAAATACAAGTTTTATATTTAAGCGTATAGGAATGTTCAATGCATATGGTTCTATAGAGCTTAACTAAGAATGAATGATGTCGCCTAGCACATATGGTTTGTTCTGAATCTGGACTACTTTCGTGTGTTTCTAATTGCATAGAGAATAAACTAGAGCTCTTACTTGGtgaatttttcttttccaaagtCGATTGTCCCACTAATATATATTATCTCTTCAaaagtacttcatccgtttcacaatgtaagtcattctacaatttttcacattcatattgatgttaatgaatctaaatagatatatatgtctagattcattaacatcaatatgaatatgaaaatgctagaatgacttacattaagaaacggagggagtattttctaGGAATGCAAGCGGGCAGCATGCTATCATGCGTAAGACATACACAtcagtttatttttcacccacTAGTATATAAACAGATAAAAAAGATAATGACAATTACGGCTTAGTGGGCCTCAAAGCCTACAAACCCGCCTCACTTGCATCTCTAATATTTCTTTTCCATCAAAGCTTCcggtgttattttttttttaaaaaaacaaatgttgtTTTTCTAAACAAACCACCTCACTGTACACATGTACATGTGATTGAATTTTACATGTGTTTTCAATAGTGTGTAatagtattttgtttttttcctgtttcTTAATTTGCACTTTTcaacaacaaaagaaatatatatatatatatattggttgaAACACAAGGTTGCTACCaataaggaaagaaaaaacaaagatcACTAGTGGATCCAGTTCCAAGCTAGCAAAGCAGCAAGGCTAGAGGCCGATATGTAAACATGACGAACCAAAATACCATGAAATAGATTATGAGACTTGATTTATGTTGAATTGTCGTCTCATGTCAGCTCTCCTCGCCACCAATGAAGCTCACCATACATAGagggtaaaaaaaaactgatataATGCATTCTACCAGTTTCTTTTCTCAAATTAAGTTTTCGTTGAAAACGACTCAActgtaacaaaataaaattccCAACAATTCCTACGAACCATTCCTTCATCAATAAAATACAAGTCTTCTAGCCCCTTTGCACATTCACATCCCTATAAAACACACGCTGTGCTTACTCATCGTGACAGCAGCATCTAACTCCCAGTACATTACAAAAAAAGTAAATATTACTcagttttctttaaaaaaaaacgtatTCGTAGGTAGGTATGCGGCTGGTACGTGTTTGCTGGGAAGATTCCAACTTGCTCCAGTTGCGATAAATTTCCATGTTTAAATTTCTCGTGTCGTGTAGCACGTAGCCTTTTTAATTTTCATTCGTTTTTTGTCAGCTACGGCCTCGCCCAGATGAAACCTAGCTTGTTTTTTAGGCGATTTTTGAAAATGGAATTTTATTTGGCAATATGGACTTTTTTTTCGTGGCGCATATGCGCGTTTGGTCCACGAAATATCCGGCTCGTGGGGTTCCGTTCACACGCGGGCGTCCTACGTGGCGCGTGCTCAGGGTTCGGTGTACTGGACTACTGGGGTGGTGGTTGGTGCGGTTGGCAGTTGTGCTCTCATCTGGGCCGTCCAAACTGGGAAGCCATCTCATCCGCTCCATCCCTTTTGTCTTCTTCGTGTCATTCCATTCTCCAACACAACAGTTTGTTATTAAAATTGgagttttaaaagaaaattaaaatcaaCGGCTTGTTCCCTTTGttattaaaatttggtactTCGACTAATGTTAtgagactttttagcattgtccacatttatatatatgttaatgaatctaggcatatatgtgtgtctagatttattaagatctatatgaatgtggacaatgctagaaagtcttataacctgaaacggaggtagtactaatttTCATACCTCCATCGGATCCTAAATATGATAATTTCTAGCTATGTATCTGGATAGGGGCATATGCATATACATAAGTAGAAATTGCTATATTTCAAAATGGAGGTAGTTCAATTTTGTGTTATCTTGAATCTATTTTAATTTAGAACCTTATCGTATTTTATTAATGTTTTTATGAGAGAGTTTCTGAAACTACTCGATTTtactattaaaatttaataggTTTGGAACTAAATCTTACTATTAAACTTTGATAGGTTTGGAAGTAGCAATGATGTGAACACAACCCAACAGACAGCTGCTGGTGATTGATTTGTCTCGAGCTGAACTGGTGCTAATCATGCACGGTACTACTCCAGTAGTGATTTTTGTACAGCCAGCTGGTACTAATTTCCTCCTAAACATAGGGTTGTTGTTAGCATTTTGTTCTCTCATCAGCTTCTAGCTGCTCTTGAAATAAAAGTAGGACTGCAATCTGTTGTACCttactatggctgtgtttagatctaaagtttggatccaaacttcagtccttttccatcacatcaacctgtcatacacacacaacttttcagtcacatcatctctaatttcaaccaaaatccaaactttgtgctgaactaaacacaacctatatgAAAGCTCTGCATATGTTTTTCCATTTAGAGAAATCAATGGTGTATATATAAGAGTACAGTTTAGTTGGATTGTGTATGTATGTTCGTGGAATAGGAGCCTGCttaggcccctttgaatcgtatgattgaaaaaaacgtaggaatagaaaaaacgtagaATTTTGATATAAATGTAAGTGGAAAACAGAgcattgcaaaacacaggaaaaacacaggaataaccgtttgattgaaccgcaggaaaaacacaggaattggatgagagagatagactcaaaggaaagttaccaagaggttgaagctcttgctaaatttcctccaaaatctctataggattgtctattccataagaatttcaaaggattggatagaattcaatcctttgtttcaaaaggcttcataggaaattttcctatagaattggaatcatccaaaattcctatgtttttcctccaatttagtttccaaacaaaatttttcacgttgtcacattgaatgtttggacagtattagatgcagaaaaaaaaaacaattacatagTTCGTCAGGAAATtgcaagacaaatcttttaagcctaattgcgccagtGGCGTAGCTAGGATTTAAAGTAAAGGTGGTCCATCTATATGTAATATGCCAATTAAAAGGGTGGTCcactatataatttttattatattaactagCATATATACTATAATTTCAAATTCTTAGGTGGTCCATGGACCACGGTGCCACCTAGCTGGCTACGCCCCtgaattgcgccatgatttgacaatgtgttgctacaataaatatttgctaatgacggattaataaggcttaataaattcgtctcgcaatttcctgacggaatctgtaatttgttttattattagattacgtttaatacttcaaatgtatgttcgtatatctgatgtgatatGAAGgggcaacattttttttcgCCAACTAAATAGGCCCTAACCTGCTCGCTGGGTTCAAAATATTAAACTTAGGGCCTGCTTGGAAGGCCCATAATTGATCCAAAACTGGTGTAAAATACAGGCCCGAAAGATTTTCCGGTGCACGTGGGGCTTACCACATATTTTTGTCATATCTCAATGACATATCGTATGTCACATATGGACCTCACCTGTAGTAACTGTTTCCCGTACTATTGAAGGAGtcgatttgcaccggttttcaaAGAGAAGGAATGTGTTATATCCGATTCTATGGTTGAGGGAGACAATTTAAGCAAGAGTACATAAGATGAACGACAAAAATATACTTATTCCTTGCTTCAATTACTTCTACAGTCGAATTGAGTTTCTTTAGTCCATAGCTGGCCCAATCTCTCCCAGACTCCCACAATTTTGTCACCCACCAGTTCTGGCTAGCCCGAGTGCTCGCGAGCGTGGATTGGAGAAATTGCCGACTTGGAAATCTTTGGGCAAATCCAAGgcctatttttcttttctttttcatcttatTATGCATGTGGATCAGTGGATCTAGTGTTTAATTGTTCCAACTTGCAAGCCACATCTTCAAATCAAGTGAGAAAATTACAATTCCGGTCGTTAAAACCACTAAAAAACCGAAGGATAGAGGAAAGCAGAGCCCCGGTCGCCTTCTCTTTCCCTCAGTATGTAGTACCCCTAAATTTTGGGCTAACCCCGAAGACGACGATAAGGCCCACTCAGAGACGGGCCGAACCATTTAGCCCAACAACAACTCAACATGCTATGACTCCTTTCCCTCCTCTTCCTTGATAGATTGGCAGGCAGAGCCCTGCCCTTATATaaacaaaactgaaaaaaagaGACTGGTTTTATAAGCAAAGATTCCGAAATAtggatttttaaaagttgattttgatttttttttgaaattatatatttgaagttttttttttaaatcgttaaggacaaataaagaaaagttttaccataaattattattattattatttccaATCAGCCATATATATGGCTTGCCAACCGATGGCAGCACAAATCTTTCGCGTCCGTTTGAACCCAGTCTTCAAACTTGAAGTTGGATTTGGACGTAATAGAAGGTGTAGTTGTTCACTTGTTCCTGGCATCAACGTGTACGGTTGAACAAATCGGTGGATCTCTTATGGTTAACGTGCCCTGTTGATGTCTGAAAACCCATCTGTTCTTTGTTCTAACTCCTATCTTatcctctcattttttttcgcTTGGTCTCAACTTCGTGTTCTACTAGTTTTGAACGAGTCACTCACTCGGACTCGAGAGCTCTGAACTTCTGAACAAGCCAAAATGCTGTCTGAACCGAGATCTTCTTGGCGCTGTCAGCCTGTCACAAACTCGCAATCCAATTGCACTTCCAGCGGTTGAGCAGGTTCAATTCAACATGACTTTCATCAGGAGATGGTAAGTTAGGAACAGATTactgtcacaactcacaacagtTATTACTACCGTCGCAACAAATGCTAGCTGTCCTTATCCTCATCGACTGGATACTTCAGAAACAAGCATAACAGTAGCATTGGAGCAAAAGACACAGCATGGCTAGAAGTAGATGCTGCTGCCTAGAGATATCATCTCGAATTCATGGCATGAACAAACGTCGTTCATGCAGCCATGCAGGAATAATAAGCTCAGAACAGGATTCAGGACAAATTCAAGCTATCTACAAGCTTGCCAGCATCatcatattataataattgcTTTAATAGTCAGCAAACTCGTACAGAATAGCCAGATCCAAATTTCCACAAACTATATATCATCATCAGGAATTTTAAAAAGAGAACTCGGAATCGATTTCGCATGATATTCGAGGACACCCAAGCCAAACTGACGATAACGATGACTAACGCTAATACCTACTACAACACCAGGTGCTGGCCCTTATTTGATAACTTGCGCCTGCGAGAATTCTTAGGCAGAAGCAGATGCAGCAGTGGCACCAACGTGCTTCACGATGGTGTTCTGGAGGTCATCCTTCCTGGCGCCAACGACCTTGTCAGCCTCAGCACCATCCTTGATGAATAGGAAGGTCGGCATTGCCTCGACATTGTACTTTTCAGCAACTTCCTGTTGGATAAAGAAAACAGCATTACTCACTATCACAGGGGTGACAAAAATGTTTTTGGAAGATTGTGGGCAACTCTGCGCACCTTCAGCTCATCAACATCAACCTTCAGGAAGACAGCACCAGGGAACTTTTTGGCGTATTCAGCGAACACTGGGGCGATGAAGCGGCAAGGGCCACACCAGGAAGCAGTGAAGTCAACTATGACCTGTAGATCAAACAGTCCAGAAAAGGCCATCATTAGGGATGGAAACATGACATGAACAAATGGTCAATTGCGCAGTAAGAAAGAATAACGGTAGCCTCACAGTTATTGGCATGACAAGCATAAGTACCACTAGTTCAGAATTTCATACTAGATAAATATTCTTTGGCAaccttgttgttgttgcacagaaagaaaataaatccaAGAACCATTGATAATTCCATAGACAACAATATATCAGCCTGGTAAGTGCTAACTACTCTTGATCAAAATCCTCGTTGATGCCGCACAGCAAGAAACCAAATCTAATACAGTTCAAATATAATACTCTTGGTCAAAATCCTCGTTTATGCCGCGCAGCAAGAAACCAAATCCAATACTACAGGACGGACGCTTATCTGTACAAAGCATCACATCATAACAATGCCAAGATTGAACTAGATTAGAACCAGATTTCCTTCAACTCTGGCGAATCATGTCAAATTATAGTACTATTTAAGAATATATCTATATCTTTAAACAAAGCTTATACTCAAATTAGAGAATCATCAGCATGAAACAACTGGAGCAAACCTAAACATCACATCACACCATCCCATCTTACGGTAAATTTAAACACTAACAATTTCGCCTATGGAGTCAAATACTATACAGATAGCGGATGAAAATTCGCTTGCAGATGTAAGCATCAAATCGCCCCATCTCATGGTAAAATCCAAACATCAACGATTAATCATGTCAAATACAGAGTGCCCTGTAATTACTGCAACagatttcttttaaaagaattgTTCATTAtatcatcctaaaatatattcaTGAAAATCTACTACTAAAATCTCCCCCACCAGAATCGGCAATCCCCAAATCCGCGACAACCCTACGCCCTAATCGCCAAAATAGAAACAATCGATCTCCTCGCGATTTCACCACATGCCACAAATCTCAGCAAGAAATTAAATCCTAAATTTCTTCAAAATCCTATCGATCTAAGACGAACCGCGACCCCCTGGTGAAcaaaacccccaaaaaaaatccccaaaattcTGCGCCAGGAAACGTACCACTTTGCCGGCCTCCTTGGCCTTGGTCATCTGGGCGTCGAACTCGTCCTTGTTGTGGCAGGCGATCACGActccctcctcggcggccaTTGCTCTCTCTCCTCCTAATTCCTCGGCGACGAGATCAAAGAGAGGGGTTTCGATTtgaataggattttttttcttttcttgcgaTGAGATTGCGTTCTTTCGCCGCGGCGCAGGTGGCAATTTATAGGCCAAGAGAAGGGGTGGAGTAATTACCGGAGTGCCCTTGCGTTCCG is a genomic window of Oryza glaberrima chromosome 7, OglaRS2, whole genome shotgun sequence containing:
- the LOC127780657 gene encoding thioredoxin H-type, translated to MAAEEGVVIACHNKDEFDAQMTKAKEAGKVVIVDFTASWCGPCRFIAPVFAEYAKKFPGAVFLKVDVDELKEVAEKYNVEAMPTFLFIKDGAEADKVVGARKDDLQNTIVKHVGATAASASA